From a single Nicotiana tomentosiformis chromosome 2, ASM39032v3, whole genome shotgun sequence genomic region:
- the LOC138906296 gene encoding uncharacterized protein, translating to MRDHIIGEDYELLDIVTDGPLATMKINAKGEEVEKTRIDCTADDWRKREKNAKAKKWLVCGLGPDEYSRIQSCTTTKEIWHTLQVAHEGTPQVKRSRGTLLYSQYKNFTMKESETIQEMYTRFTTLINEL from the coding sequence atgagagatcacatcataggagaagactatgagctattGGACATTGTTACAGATGGCccactggctaccatgaagataaatgccaAAGGAGAAGAGGTGGAAAAGACAAGAATtgactgcactgctgacgacTGGAGGAAaagggagaagaatgctaaagccaagaaatggcttgtttgtggactcggtccagatgagtacagtagaatccaaagttgtaccactaCTAAGGAAATTTGGCACActttgcaagtggcccatgaaggaacacctcaagtgaagaggtccagaggaacactactatattctcaatataagaatttcaccatgaaggaaagtgaaaccatccaagagatgtatacaaggttcaccacactcATAAATGAACTttag